One window of Vibrio atlanticus genomic DNA carries:
- a CDS encoding DUF3726 domain-containing protein: MIVSHNELVAAVNKAFLGMRRTCGEADVIANMVADLQMVGLDGVRHFNNASNFIGLEDDCPVDIQVSSDNTVEVDLHKASLACHLPVVMDYAIEKMVGKKTLKIELNNCHNRWLAYSELVKLAAKGIACTARWDNGSNPKSTLYVLNRGCVAPELFLSDLPLASDEHIHNMTIELSVQDFDIERLSDGYQTHIESEALFKTQEKAWNDGIEVDDGEWASLKETATAILVQSSERSTQGAGELTASQ, translated from the coding sequence ATGATCGTTTCTCACAATGAACTGGTAGCGGCCGTCAATAAAGCCTTTTTGGGTATGCGTCGTACATGTGGTGAAGCCGATGTGATTGCAAACATGGTGGCAGATTTACAGATGGTTGGTTTGGATGGTGTTCGTCACTTTAACAATGCAAGCAACTTCATTGGCTTAGAAGACGACTGCCCTGTAGATATTCAAGTGAGCAGTGACAATACAGTCGAAGTGGATCTACACAAGGCGAGTTTGGCGTGTCACCTGCCAGTAGTCATGGATTACGCCATTGAAAAAATGGTTGGCAAAAAGACGCTAAAAATAGAGTTAAACAACTGTCATAACCGTTGGTTAGCGTATAGCGAACTCGTTAAATTGGCCGCGAAAGGTATCGCGTGTACTGCTCGTTGGGACAATGGCTCCAACCCTAAGAGCACCTTGTATGTGCTTAACCGTGGTTGCGTTGCACCAGAACTGTTTTTATCAGATTTGCCACTGGCATCGGACGAACATATCCACAACATGACCATCGAACTTTCCGTCCAGGATTTCGATATCGAACGTTTGTCAGATGGCTACCAAACACACATTGAATCGGAAGCGCTTTTTAAAACTCAAGAGAAAGCGTGGAACGATGGAATTGAAGTTGATGATGGTGAGTGGGCGTCACTGAAAGAGACCGCGACAGCAATCCTAGTTCAGAGCAGCGAACGCTCGACTCAAGGTGCCGGTGAACTGACTGCTTCGCAGTAG
- a CDS encoding BCCT family transporter, whose product MSDLTNSVKSSNVNAGQAHTASNKTSNTNQSESTSDKLGLTNPALWYSGGFIALFVALALFDGELLSTLVNTGFAWSVKVFGPYWQMLLLLTFLIGLGLAAGRTGKVILGGIAKPEMDGFRWMAIIFCTLLAGGGVFWAAAEPIAHYVNPPPLYGAQENAQQGAVNALSQSFMHWGFLAWAIVGSLTSIVVMHLHYDKGLPLKPRILLYPVLGERALKGHTGALIDACCIVAVAAGTIGPIGFLGLQVSYALNELFGIPDGFTTQLIIILFAIVLYTLSALSGLNRGMQMLSRYNVILAMALMIYILIFGPTNFIFNGYIQGVGSMIDNFIPMATYRGDEGWLSWWTVFFWGWFLGYGPMMAIFIARISRGRSIRQLVTTISLVAPFVTCFWFTIVGGSGLAFEIADPGSVSKAFEGFNLPGALLAVTQQLPMPMLISILFLILTTIFIVTTGDSMTYTISVVVSGETEPNAIIRTFWGVMMGVTALILISLGSGGISALQSFIVITAVPVSIILLPSLWNAPQIAVKMAKEQGL is encoded by the coding sequence ATGTCTGATTTAACCAATAGCGTGAAATCTTCAAACGTAAATGCGGGTCAAGCACACACAGCAAGCAACAAAACAAGTAACACAAACCAGTCTGAATCGACTTCAGACAAATTAGGACTAACCAACCCAGCACTTTGGTACAGCGGCGGTTTTATCGCTCTGTTCGTAGCACTTGCTTTGTTTGATGGGGAGCTACTTTCTACCCTAGTAAACACGGGCTTTGCGTGGTCTGTAAAAGTGTTCGGCCCTTATTGGCAAATGCTTCTTCTTCTGACTTTTCTTATTGGTCTTGGCCTAGCGGCAGGGCGAACAGGCAAGGTTATCCTAGGCGGCATCGCGAAACCTGAAATGGATGGCTTCCGTTGGATGGCTATCATCTTCTGTACGCTATTGGCGGGCGGCGGTGTATTTTGGGCAGCAGCAGAGCCTATCGCACACTACGTTAACCCACCACCGTTGTATGGCGCACAAGAAAACGCCCAACAAGGTGCGGTGAATGCGTTATCACAATCATTCATGCACTGGGGTTTCCTAGCATGGGCAATTGTGGGCAGCTTAACGTCTATCGTGGTTATGCACCTTCACTACGACAAAGGCTTGCCTCTTAAACCTCGTATTTTGCTTTACCCAGTTTTGGGCGAAAGAGCACTGAAAGGCCATACCGGCGCACTGATTGATGCATGTTGTATTGTCGCTGTAGCGGCGGGCACTATCGGTCCGATCGGCTTCTTGGGCTTGCAAGTGAGCTACGCTCTGAATGAACTGTTTGGTATTCCTGATGGCTTCACAACACAGCTAATCATCATCTTGTTCGCTATCGTGCTTTACACATTGTCGGCATTAAGCGGTCTTAACCGCGGAATGCAAATGCTAAGCCGTTACAACGTAATTTTAGCAATGGCATTGATGATTTACATCCTAATCTTTGGTCCAACGAACTTTATCTTCAATGGCTACATCCAAGGTGTAGGCAGCATGATAGATAACTTCATCCCAATGGCAACATACCGTGGCGACGAAGGTTGGTTGAGCTGGTGGACAGTATTCTTCTGGGGTTGGTTCTTAGGTTACGGCCCAATGATGGCAATCTTCATCGCTCGTATCTCACGTGGTCGTAGTATCCGTCAGTTGGTGACAACAATCAGCTTGGTGGCACCGTTTGTGACTTGCTTCTGGTTCACGATTGTTGGCGGCTCTGGTCTTGCGTTCGAAATTGCCGATCCAGGCAGCGTAAGTAAGGCATTTGAAGGCTTTAACTTACCAGGCGCACTACTAGCGGTAACTCAGCAGCTACCTATGCCAATGCTTATCTCTATTTTGTTCTTGATCTTAACCACGATCTTCATCGTAACGACGGGTGACTCAATGACTTACACCATCAGTGTGGTAGTCAGTGGTGAGACAGAGCCTAATGCAATTATTCGTACGTTCTGGGGTGTGATGATGGGGGTAACAGCGTTAATTCTGATTTCCCTAGGGTCAGGCGGAATCTCTGCACTGCAATCGTTCATTGTTATCACTGCAGTACCGGTTTCCATAATCTTACTGCCATCACTTTGGAACGCGCCTCAAATAGCAGTCAAGATGGCGAAAGAGCAGGGTCTTTAA
- a CDS encoding membrane dipeptidase has translation MYQQRIVIDGLQYCNWNREYFQTLKASGITAVHATAVYHETARETLSRFAEWNLRFEKNADIIMPIHSMADVETAKATGKVGIFLGAQNCSPIDDEIGLIEVMRQQGLLIMQLTYNNQSLLATGCYEKNDTGITRFGKQAIEEMNRVGMIIDMSHSAERSTLEAIDLSSRPICISHANPTFAHDALRNKSNDVIKALTARGGLIGFSLYPFHLPNGSQCTLEDFCQMVATTADMVGVEHLGIGSDLCLNQPQAVLEWMRNGRWSKAMDYGEGSANNSGWPDALPWFCGSAGMENIYNGLMRHGFSESEAGQVLGENWFNFLKDGLEPQSKG, from the coding sequence ATGTACCAGCAACGGATTGTTATAGATGGATTGCAATACTGCAATTGGAACAGAGAATATTTCCAAACACTAAAGGCGAGCGGCATTACAGCAGTTCACGCTACCGCGGTTTACCACGAGACAGCTCGTGAAACCTTATCTCGCTTTGCAGAATGGAACTTAAGATTCGAGAAGAATGCAGACATTATCATGCCGATTCATTCAATGGCTGATGTGGAAACTGCAAAAGCGACAGGCAAAGTCGGCATTTTTCTAGGTGCTCAAAACTGTTCTCCAATCGATGATGAGATTGGTCTTATCGAAGTAATGCGTCAGCAAGGTCTTTTGATCATGCAATTGACGTACAACAACCAGAGCTTATTGGCGACGGGTTGCTACGAGAAGAACGACACAGGCATCACACGCTTTGGTAAGCAAGCGATTGAAGAGATGAACCGAGTGGGCATGATCATCGATATGTCTCACAGTGCAGAGCGTTCAACGCTTGAGGCGATTGACCTGTCTTCTCGTCCTATTTGTATTAGCCATGCGAACCCAACGTTTGCTCATGATGCACTACGAAACAAATCAAATGATGTGATTAAAGCCCTAACCGCACGCGGTGGCTTAATTGGATTCAGCTTGTACCCATTCCACCTACCCAATGGCAGCCAATGTACGTTGGAAGATTTCTGCCAAATGGTTGCGACTACCGCTGACATGGTTGGCGTAGAACACCTAGGTATTGGTAGTGACCTATGCTTAAACCAACCTCAAGCCGTTCTTGAGTGGATGAGAAATGGTCGTTGGTCTAAAGCAATGGACTACGGTGAAGGCTCTGCGAACAACTCAGGTTGGCCAGATGCGTTGCCTTGGTTCTGTGGTAGTGCGGGTATGGAAAATATTTATAACGGATTGATGCGCCATGGTTTCAGCGAGTCTGAAGCTGGGCAAGTCTTGGGAGAAAACTGGTTTAACTTCTTGAAAGATGGCCTAGAACCTCAAAGCAAGGGTTAA
- a CDS encoding aldehyde dehydrogenase family protein codes for MTQLQNVQAENALYIGGEWQAGVSTVANINPSDISENIGNFAQASADQVQQAISAAKHAQPEWEKTPIERKQAVLQAIGDELIARCDELGTLLSREEGKPFAEGRGEIYRAGQFFQYFAAEVLRQIGDNAESVRPGVSVEVTREAVGVIGIISPWNFPTATAAWKIAPALAFGNSVIWKPANLTPASAVALTEIIHRQGMPAGTFNLVLGSGSKVGDALINSKEVNGVSFTGSVDTGRKVAAATAPNFVRCQLEMGSKNALVVADDADIQTAVDATIAGSFSGAGQKCTASSRLVVMDGIHDQYVEALIKRMSELKVGHALEDGVFMGPVVDGNQLEANLGWVEKARQSGGELAFGGERLSMKHEGFYMSPTLFLNTKNDWEVNQEEVFAPMASVIRVADLEEAIATTNDTRFGLTGGIITQSLRTSAMFKQQAQTGCVMVNLPTAGTDYHVPFGGRKESSFGPREQGQYAKEFYTVVKTAYQRPY; via the coding sequence ATGACTCAATTACAGAATGTTCAAGCAGAAAACGCACTTTACATTGGCGGCGAATGGCAAGCGGGTGTAAGCACCGTTGCGAACATTAACCCATCAGATATTTCTGAAAACATCGGTAACTTCGCACAAGCAAGTGCTGACCAAGTTCAACAAGCGATTTCAGCGGCGAAGCACGCTCAACCAGAGTGGGAAAAAACGCCTATTGAACGTAAGCAAGCAGTACTTCAAGCAATCGGTGATGAGCTGATTGCACGTTGTGATGAGCTAGGTACGTTACTTTCTCGTGAAGAAGGTAAGCCTTTTGCTGAAGGTCGTGGCGAAATTTACCGTGCAGGTCAGTTCTTCCAGTACTTTGCGGCTGAAGTGCTTCGTCAAATTGGCGACAACGCAGAATCAGTACGCCCAGGCGTTTCTGTAGAAGTGACTCGTGAAGCGGTGGGTGTTATCGGCATCATCTCTCCTTGGAACTTCCCGACCGCGACTGCTGCTTGGAAAATCGCTCCAGCGCTTGCTTTCGGTAACAGCGTTATCTGGAAACCAGCAAACCTAACACCAGCAAGTGCAGTTGCGCTAACTGAGATTATCCACCGCCAAGGCATGCCAGCAGGCACGTTCAACCTTGTTCTAGGTAGCGGTTCGAAAGTAGGTGATGCACTGATCAACTCTAAAGAAGTGAACGGTGTGAGCTTTACTGGTTCTGTTGATACAGGTCGTAAGGTTGCGGCTGCTACAGCGCCAAACTTCGTTCGTTGCCAATTAGAAATGGGCAGTAAGAACGCACTTGTGGTTGCTGATGATGCTGATATCCAAACAGCTGTTGATGCGACTATCGCAGGTTCGTTCTCTGGCGCGGGTCAAAAATGTACAGCATCTTCTCGTCTAGTAGTTATGGATGGCATTCACGACCAATACGTTGAAGCACTGATCAAGCGTATGAGCGAGCTTAAAGTGGGTCACGCACTAGAAGACGGCGTATTCATGGGCCCTGTTGTTGACGGTAACCAACTTGAAGCAAACCTAGGTTGGGTTGAGAAAGCACGTCAAAGCGGCGGTGAGCTAGCATTTGGTGGTGAACGCTTAAGCATGAAACATGAAGGCTTCTACATGTCTCCAACGCTGTTCTTGAATACTAAGAACGATTGGGAAGTGAACCAAGAAGAAGTGTTTGCACCAATGGCAAGCGTGATTCGTGTAGCTGACCTAGAAGAAGCTATCGCGACAACAAACGATACTCGCTTTGGTCTAACGGGCGGCATCATTACTCAAAGCCTACGTACTAGCGCAATGTTCAAGCAACAAGCGCAAACAGGTTGTGTGATGGTGAACCTACCAACAGCAGGCACCGATTACCACGTACCGTTTGGTGGTCGTAAAGAGTCTAGCTTCGGTCCTCGTGAGCAAGGTCAGTACGCGAAAGAGTTCTACACAGTAGTGAAGACAGCTTACCAGCGTCCTTACTAA
- a CDS encoding RidA family protein, which translates to MNAQTKKYPVKTELFASKAPLEWAIVNNGTLYTAQIPIDETGAVVEGGIEAQTRQTFNNLVHTLECAGESMDSVLQVLIYVTDREYLKTVNSVYGEYFNAPYPNRAAVVVAGLAREEMLVEFVVYASASQPE; encoded by the coding sequence GTGAACGCACAAACTAAAAAATACCCAGTAAAAACCGAGCTTTTCGCTTCAAAAGCACCACTAGAGTGGGCAATCGTTAATAACGGCACTCTATACACAGCGCAGATTCCAATTGATGAAACTGGCGCAGTAGTAGAAGGTGGTATCGAAGCGCAAACGCGTCAGACTTTTAACAACCTTGTTCATACGTTGGAGTGTGCAGGCGAATCTATGGATTCAGTGCTGCAAGTTCTGATTTACGTGACAGACCGTGAATATCTAAAAACGGTCAACAGCGTATACGGAGAATACTTCAATGCACCTTATCCAAATCGTGCTGCGGTCGTCGTTGCAGGGTTAGCAAGAGAAGAAATGTTGGTTGAGTTCGTGGTTTACGCATCGGCGTCTCAACCTGAATAA
- a CDS encoding LysR family transcriptional regulator, with protein MSIKLQQLKHFVLVVEEGGFRAASHRANRSQAALSTSIKELEKILGQPLFETGNKSTLTPFGEICLPKIIQFLNVYKALDNDLRAAAAGQQGRVRIASVPSVAAKLIPSVLGAFCEQYPNVEVSLIDDNAAGVEARLLSGEVDVALGNSSHLEEESIDFTPLLSDPIGVVCLKDNPIASQREGIEWQTLLKQPFIRNGTCTLLDPTPARMLSEQALYSVENITSLFSVLELGIGVTTLPKLAFPTNETRLVWIPLIDPPLQRQIGIFRLSDRTISPQAQAFHDLCIQYLSYED; from the coding sequence ATGAGTATTAAGCTACAACAGTTAAAACATTTTGTTTTAGTGGTCGAAGAAGGCGGATTTAGAGCGGCATCTCACCGAGCAAATCGCTCGCAAGCGGCACTTTCTACGTCGATAAAAGAGCTAGAAAAAATTCTCGGCCAACCACTGTTTGAAACGGGCAACAAATCGACGCTGACACCTTTCGGGGAAATATGCCTGCCAAAAATCATTCAATTCCTGAATGTTTACAAAGCATTAGACAATGACCTACGCGCAGCCGCGGCAGGACAACAAGGAAGAGTTCGAATAGCAAGCGTGCCATCAGTAGCGGCAAAATTAATCCCTAGTGTTTTAGGGGCTTTTTGTGAACAGTACCCGAATGTTGAGGTAAGCTTAATTGATGATAATGCGGCGGGTGTAGAAGCAAGATTACTGTCTGGAGAGGTAGACGTTGCCCTCGGAAATAGCTCCCATTTAGAAGAAGAGAGCATCGACTTCACGCCTTTACTTTCCGATCCTATTGGTGTGGTCTGCCTCAAAGACAACCCTATCGCCTCTCAACGGGAGGGAATAGAATGGCAAACTTTGTTAAAACAACCCTTCATTCGCAACGGGACTTGTACCCTACTTGACCCAACACCTGCAAGAATGCTCAGCGAACAAGCTTTGTATTCAGTAGAGAACATTACTTCCCTGTTTTCGGTGTTAGAGCTTGGGATAGGCGTGACCACGCTGCCTAAGCTGGCTTTTCCAACCAATGAAACTCGCTTGGTGTGGATTCCGTTGATTGACCCACCTTTACAGCGTCAAATCGGTATTTTCAGATTGTCTGATCGTACGATCTCGCCACAAGCGCAGGCTTTTCATGACTTATGTATTCAATATCTAAGTTATGAAGACTAA
- the atpB gene encoding F0F1 ATP synthase subunit A, producing MDQVTTAHEYIEHHLTFLTTGDGFWAFNIDSMLVSWITGLLFIGAFRYVVTKGTSGVPGRFQCFIELIFDFVNNLVKEIFQAEDKLIGPLALTTFVWVLLMNAVDLLPIDLIPGLTRVMGLEHFRDLPTADVNIPISMALGVFILLLTYTLKNKGLKGFIKELTTQPFDNPLLYPVNFVLELITLISKPISLGLRLFGNMYAGEMIFILIALMPWWMQWALSVPWALFHILIVFLQAFIFMVLTVVYLAMATEEHH from the coding sequence ATGGATCAAGTCACTACCGCTCACGAATACATAGAGCATCACTTAACCTTCTTAACTACAGGTGATGGTTTCTGGGCGTTCAACATTGACTCAATGTTGGTATCTTGGATTACGGGTTTATTGTTTATTGGAGCTTTTCGATATGTAGTGACCAAGGGCACTAGCGGTGTTCCAGGTCGTTTTCAATGTTTTATCGAGCTTATCTTTGATTTCGTTAACAACCTAGTCAAAGAGATTTTTCAAGCGGAGGATAAATTAATAGGGCCACTGGCATTAACCACTTTTGTTTGGGTGTTGTTAATGAATGCAGTCGACCTATTACCAATTGATTTAATACCAGGGTTAACTCGTGTAATGGGTTTAGAACACTTTAGAGATCTACCGACAGCGGATGTAAATATCCCAATATCGATGGCACTCGGTGTGTTTATTCTACTGTTAACTTATACGTTAAAAAATAAAGGTTTGAAAGGCTTTATCAAAGAGCTCACTACTCAGCCATTTGATAATCCTCTTTTATATCCTGTTAACTTCGTTCTTGAATTAATAACATTAATTTCAAAACCAATATCACTAGGCTTACGATTATTCGGAAATATGTATGCAGGCGAGATGATATTCATCCTTATCGCACTAATGCCTTGGTGGATGCAATGGGCACTCAGTGTTCCATGGGCCTTATTCCACATATTAATCGTATTCTTGCAAGCATTTATATTTATGGTACTGACCGTTGTTTATTTAGCAATGGCAACAGAAGAACACCATTAA
- the atpE gene encoding F0F1 ATP synthase subunit C produces MDIVSAVLYVAGALLIGLGAAGAASGIGNLAGKYLEGVARQPDLTPMLRTQFFIMMGLVDAVPMIGVGIGLYIIFAVA; encoded by the coding sequence ATGGATATCGTAAGCGCAGTTTTATATGTAGCAGGTGCATTACTGATCGGTTTAGGTGCAGCGGGTGCAGCATCTGGTATTGGTAACTTAGCAGGTAAATACCTTGAAGGTGTTGCTCGTCAACCAGACCTTACTCCAATGCTTCGTACTCAATTCTTCATCATGATGGGCCTTGTGGATGCTGTACCGATGATCGGTGTTGGTATCGGTCTATACATCATCTTTGCCGTTGCTTAA
- a CDS encoding F0F1 ATP synthase subunit B: MNLNASMFGQAISFVIFVWLCMKYVWPPLTAMLDERQKEIADGLRHSENAAKELELAKSNGAQLVADAKKNVTELIEQGKKRRNEIINLAHQEGEQEKARILEQGRAELEGERQKLRRELQADMADAVIQSAQKLISKNLDSETNRALVDQMISEL, from the coding sequence ATGAATTTAAATGCCAGCATGTTTGGTCAAGCAATCTCATTCGTGATTTTTGTTTGGCTATGCATGAAATATGTATGGCCCCCTCTCACCGCGATGTTAGACGAGCGCCAAAAAGAAATCGCTGATGGCTTACGCCACTCAGAGAATGCAGCGAAAGAGCTAGAACTAGCAAAATCAAATGGCGCACAACTCGTCGCAGATGCGAAAAAAAATGTGACCGAACTGATTGAGCAAGGCAAAAAACGCCGCAACGAAATCATCAACTTAGCTCACCAAGAAGGTGAGCAAGAAAAAGCGCGCATCTTAGAGCAAGGTAGAGCTGAGCTAGAAGGCGAACGTCAAAAGTTACGCCGTGAACTTCAGGCGGATATGGCAGACGCTGTTATTCAAAGTGCACAGAAATTGATCAGCAAAAACCTAGATTCTGAAACGAACCGAGCGTTAGTTGATCAAATGATAAGCGAACTCTAA
- a CDS encoding F0F1 ATP synthase subunit delta, which produces MSDYTNIAHPYAKASFDFALGENKLQEWHSMLSILVTVAEEETIAKQISSAEGVHTQQSEELVNLIIHVCQGLVDDHVINLIKVLAENGRLAVIRDLFNLFSDLKDEHERVIPVTVTSSELLTQDQVTSLTAALEKKLERQVEMEQVIDDSLVGGIVIKAGETVIDGSLNTSISRLAHQLHAR; this is translated from the coding sequence ATGTCAGATTACACCAATATTGCTCATCCCTACGCTAAAGCATCGTTCGACTTTGCTTTAGGTGAAAACAAGTTACAAGAGTGGCACTCAATGCTGTCCATTCTTGTGACGGTAGCGGAAGAAGAAACGATCGCTAAGCAGATTTCATCAGCAGAAGGTGTTCACACACAGCAATCTGAAGAACTGGTCAATCTCATCATTCACGTATGCCAAGGACTCGTTGATGACCACGTCATTAATCTCATTAAAGTCTTGGCTGAGAATGGCCGTCTTGCAGTGATCAGAGACTTGTTTAACTTGTTCAGCGACCTAAAGGACGAACATGAACGTGTAATCCCTGTCACTGTCACCAGTTCAGAATTGCTTACACAAGATCAAGTGACATCACTCACTGCTGCACTTGAGAAGAAATTAGAGCGTCAGGTTGAAATGGAACAGGTTATTGATGACTCGCTGGTTGGCGGGATCGTCATCAAGGCGGGTGAAACCGTCATCGATGGTTCTTTGAACACATCAATTAGCCGATTAGCCCATCAACTTCACGCGAGATAG
- the atpA gene encoding F0F1 ATP synthase subunit alpha: protein MQLNSNEISDLIKDRISKFNVSTEARNEGTIVSVRDGIITINGLADVMQGEMIELPGGKYALALNLDTHSVGAVVMGPYTDLSEGMKVKGTGRILEVPVGNGLLGRVVNTLGEPIDGKGPVSCDRLDPVEVIAPGVIERKSVDQPIQTGYKAVDTMVPIGRGQRELIIGDRQTGKTALAIDAIINQKDSGIKCVYVAIGQKASTIANVVRKLEDHDALKNTIVVVASASESAALQYLAPYAGCTMGEYFRDRGEDALIIYDDLSKQAVAYRQISLLLKRPPGREAFPGDVFYLHSRLLERAARVSAEYVEKFTNGEVKGQTGSLTALPIIETQAGDVSAFVPTNVISITDGQVFLQTQLFNSGLRPAVDPGISVSRVGGAAQCKIIKKLSGGIRTSLAQYRELAAFAQFSSDLDDMTRKQLDHGERVTELMKQKQYSPMSVAEQATVIYAAEKGYLADVELHKVARFEEELIAYAKGQNPELFDTINANGDYNDEIDSALAKLLGDFVALKAW from the coding sequence ATGCAATTAAATTCAAATGAAATCAGCGATCTAATCAAAGATCGCATCTCGAAGTTTAATGTGAGCACCGAAGCTCGCAACGAAGGCACCATAGTCTCGGTTCGTGATGGCATCATTACTATTAATGGCCTTGCGGATGTCATGCAGGGTGAGATGATCGAGCTTCCAGGTGGTAAATACGCTCTTGCTCTTAACCTTGATACCCACTCAGTCGGTGCCGTGGTTATGGGGCCCTACACTGACCTTTCTGAAGGTATGAAAGTGAAAGGGACAGGTCGTATCTTAGAAGTACCTGTAGGTAATGGACTGCTTGGCCGTGTAGTGAACACACTAGGTGAGCCAATCGATGGCAAAGGCCCAGTGAGTTGTGACCGACTCGACCCTGTAGAAGTAATTGCACCCGGCGTAATCGAGCGTAAGTCAGTCGATCAGCCAATTCAAACTGGTTATAAAGCCGTTGATACCATGGTGCCTATCGGTCGTGGTCAACGTGAACTTATCATCGGTGACCGTCAGACAGGTAAAACAGCGTTAGCTATCGATGCGATCATCAATCAGAAAGATTCTGGCATCAAATGTGTGTACGTGGCTATTGGCCAGAAAGCATCCACTATCGCAAACGTTGTTCGTAAACTCGAAGACCACGATGCGCTTAAAAATACCATCGTTGTTGTAGCATCAGCATCAGAATCAGCCGCGCTTCAATACCTAGCTCCTTATGCGGGTTGCACCATGGGCGAATACTTCCGTGACCGCGGTGAAGATGCATTGATCATCTATGATGACCTATCAAAACAAGCCGTCGCTTACCGTCAAATCTCATTGCTACTTAAACGCCCACCGGGTCGAGAAGCCTTCCCTGGCGACGTATTCTACCTCCACTCACGCCTACTAGAACGTGCAGCACGAGTGAGTGCGGAATATGTAGAGAAGTTCACAAACGGTGAAGTGAAAGGCCAAACAGGTTCATTAACCGCGCTTCCGATCATTGAAACTCAAGCGGGTGACGTATCGGCGTTTGTACCAACCAACGTAATCTCAATTACTGATGGTCAGGTTTTCCTACAAACCCAACTATTCAACTCAGGTCTACGTCCTGCTGTTGACCCAGGTATCTCGGTATCTCGTGTGGGTGGTGCAGCACAGTGCAAGATCATCAAGAAACTATCTGGTGGTATTCGTACATCGTTAGCTCAATACCGTGAGTTAGCCGCATTTGCTCAGTTCTCTTCTGACCTAGACGACATGACGCGCAAGCAGCTTGATCATGGTGAGCGTGTAACCGAACTGATGAAGCAAAAGCAATACTCGCCGATGTCTGTCGCTGAACAAGCAACGGTTATCTACGCAGCAGAAAAAGGCTATTTGGCCGACGTAGAGTTGCACAAAGTTGCACGTTTTGAAGAAGAGTTAATTGCTTACGCAAAAGGTCAAAACCCAGAATTGTTCGACACCATCAACGCTAACGGTGACTACAACGACGAGATCGACAGTGCACTTGCAAAACTTCTCGGTGACTTTGTAGCGTTGAAAGCTTGGTAA